From the Solanum stenotomum isolate F172 chromosome 4, ASM1918654v1, whole genome shotgun sequence genome, one window contains:
- the LOC125861356 gene encoding uncharacterized protein LOC125861356 — translation MDFVVGLPRTSRGLDSIWVIVHQLTKLAHFIPVHTSYSAERLAHRGPQFTSSFWRTFQDELGMRVDLSTTFHPQTDGQLERTIQVLEDMLRACVMDFGEPRPRGTDLMREALDHVRVIQDRLRTAQSRHRSYADRRRRPLKYAVVGEVTYELVLPPAFSAIHPVFHVSMLCRYVPDEFHVIQYDAIDLDDSFRYIEEPIAILVRDVRRLRSRAIPVVKTAYFCSLLLGLVLLLAALLIGMARTRGRAPARGRGRPRGHARATSPGPRANSGAGDRATSSSSIARSDGPGTSPPTAQACGVTTLKIN, via the exons ATGGACTTCGTTGTAGGATTACCCCGCACTTCCCGTGGTCTTGAtagtatttgggtcatcgtgCATCAACTGACCAAGTTAGCACACTTCATTCCTGTCCATACTTCCTAcagtgctgagaggttagccc ACCGGGGCCCACAGTTCACATCTAGTTTCTGGAGGACCTTTCAGGATGAGTTGGGTATGCGTGTTGACCTTAGCACAACTTTCCACCcgcagactgatggtcagtTGGAGCGCACGATTCAGGTTCTTGAGGACATGTTGCGggcttgtgttatggattttgggg agcccAGGCCGCGCGGTACAGACTTGATGCGAGAGGCTTTAGATCATGTGAGGGTGATTCAAGATAGGCTCAGgacagcccagagtagacatcGGAGTTATGCAGACCGTAGGCGTCGACCGTTGAAATATGCTGTTG TTGGGGAGGTCACATATGAGTTAGTTTTGCCCCCGGCCTTTTCAGCTATTCACCCAGTttttcatgtttcgatgttgTGCCGGTATGTTCCAGATGAGTTCCATGTGATTCAGTATGATGCAATTGACTTGGATGACAGTTTTAGATACATAGAGGAGCCAATTGCTATTTTGGTCAGAGATGTCAGACGGTTGCGTTCCAGAGCCATTCCTGtggttaag ACAGCTTATTTCTGTAGTCTACTTTTAGGACTTGTACTTTTGTTAGCAGCTCT GTTGATTG GGATGGCTCGCACGCGTGGTAGagccccagctaggggtagaggccgtcCTCGAGGTCATGCCAGAGCTACATCACCAGGACCGAGAGCAAACTCTGGAGCTGGTGATAGAGCCACCAGCAGCTCCAGCATAGCAAGATCCGATGGGCCCGGGACCAGCCCACCCACTGCCCAAGCCTGTggtgtaacgaccctaaaaattaactag